The following proteins are encoded in a genomic region of Populus trichocarpa isolate Nisqually-1 chromosome 13, P.trichocarpa_v4.1, whole genome shotgun sequence:
- the LOC7487666 gene encoding probable aldo-keto reductase 1 isoform X1 — MAEEQKVIIPRVKLGNQGLEVSKLGFGCMGLSGMYNAPLPEEVVISIIKEAYSKGITFFDTADVYGPHTNEIVVGKALKHLPREKIQLATKFGIVPNGSDFKNCAINGSPEYIRACCDASLKRLDLEYIDLYYQHRTDTSVPIEETVCSFPFFHHGIVQTNCVHYLISNPITLSWQMGELKKLVEEGKVKYIGLSEASPDTIKRAHAVHPISAVQMEWSLWSRDIEEEIIPLCRELGIAVVPYSPIGRGFFGGRAVMESLPSETVLKLHPRFTEENIEKNKVFYSRIEKLAAKHGCTPAQLALAWVINQGDDVVPIPGTTKIKNLYENVGSLQVKLTKEDLKEISDAVPINEVAGVRSPQYQLTWKFADTPQPKKSQV; from the exons ATGGCCGAGGAGCAGAAAGTTATCATTCCAAGAGTGAAACTGGGTAACCAAGGATTAGAG GTCTCAAAGTTGGGCTTTGGATGCATGGGGCTTTCTGGAATGTACAATGCCCCCCTCCCTGAAGAGGTTGTCATTTCAATCATCAAGGAAGCTTATAGCAAGGggattactttttttgatacAGCAGATGTTTATGGACCTCACACTAATGAAATCGTGGTTGGGAAG GCATTGAAGCATTTGCCTAGAGAAAAGATCCAGTTGGCTACAAAATTTGGCATTGTTCCAAACGgttctgattttaaaaattgtgcAATCAATGGCAGTCCTGAATACATCCGTGCATGTTGCGATGCTAGCCTGAAGCGTCTAGATCTGGAGTACATTGATCTCTACTATCAGCACCGTACCGACACTTCCGTTCCAATAGAGGAAACTGTatgttcttttcctttctttcaccACGGAATAGTTCAAACTAACTGCGTGCACTATTTAATTTCTAATCCAATTACTTTGAGTTGGCAGATGGGAGAGCTTAAGAAGTTAGTGGAAGAGGGAAAAGTTAAGTATATTGGATTATCCGAAGCAAGTCCCGACACAATAAAGAGGGCACATGCAGTCCATCCCATTAGTGCAGTACAAATGGAATGGTCACTTTGGTCTCGTGAcattgaagaagaaataatCCCACTTTGCAG GGAACTTGGAATTGCAGTAGTTCCATATAGCCCTATCGGTCGTGGTTTTTTTGGTGGCAGAGCAGTCATGGAAAGTTTGCCTTCGGAGACTGTACTG AAATTACATCCAAGGTTCACAGAAGAAAATATCGAGAAGAACAAGGTGTTTTATTCTCGAATAGAAAAACTGGCTGCAAAGCATGGCTGTACTCCTGCTCAGCTTGCCCTTGCTTGGGTTATCAATCAAGGGGATGATGTGGTGCCTATCCCTG GAACCACTAAGATTAAAAATCTGTACGAAAATGTTGGATCATTGCAAGTTAAGCTGACAAAAGAAGATTTAAAGGAGATCTCCGATGCTGTTCCCATCAATGAAGTGGCTGGAGTAAGATCTCCGCAGTATCAACTTACATGGAAGTTCGCTGACACACCACAACCTAAAAAGAGCCAAGTCTGA
- the LOC7487666 gene encoding perakine reductase isoform X2 yields MAEEQKVIIPRVKLGNQGLEVSKLGFGCMGLSGMYNAPLPEEVVISIIKEAYSKGITFFDTADVYGPHTNEIVVGKALKHLPREKIQLATKFGIVPNGSDFKNCAINGSPEYIRACCDASLKRLDLEYIDLYYQHRTDTSVPIEETMGELKKLVEEGKVKYIGLSEASPDTIKRAHAVHPISAVQMEWSLWSRDIEEEIIPLCRELGIAVVPYSPIGRGFFGGRAVMESLPSETVLKLHPRFTEENIEKNKVFYSRIEKLAAKHGCTPAQLALAWVINQGDDVVPIPGTTKIKNLYENVGSLQVKLTKEDLKEISDAVPINEVAGVRSPQYQLTWKFADTPQPKKSQV; encoded by the exons ATGGCCGAGGAGCAGAAAGTTATCATTCCAAGAGTGAAACTGGGTAACCAAGGATTAGAG GTCTCAAAGTTGGGCTTTGGATGCATGGGGCTTTCTGGAATGTACAATGCCCCCCTCCCTGAAGAGGTTGTCATTTCAATCATCAAGGAAGCTTATAGCAAGGggattactttttttgatacAGCAGATGTTTATGGACCTCACACTAATGAAATCGTGGTTGGGAAG GCATTGAAGCATTTGCCTAGAGAAAAGATCCAGTTGGCTACAAAATTTGGCATTGTTCCAAACGgttctgattttaaaaattgtgcAATCAATGGCAGTCCTGAATACATCCGTGCATGTTGCGATGCTAGCCTGAAGCGTCTAGATCTGGAGTACATTGATCTCTACTATCAGCACCGTACCGACACTTCCGTTCCAATAGAGGAAACT ATGGGAGAGCTTAAGAAGTTAGTGGAAGAGGGAAAAGTTAAGTATATTGGATTATCCGAAGCAAGTCCCGACACAATAAAGAGGGCACATGCAGTCCATCCCATTAGTGCAGTACAAATGGAATGGTCACTTTGGTCTCGTGAcattgaagaagaaataatCCCACTTTGCAG GGAACTTGGAATTGCAGTAGTTCCATATAGCCCTATCGGTCGTGGTTTTTTTGGTGGCAGAGCAGTCATGGAAAGTTTGCCTTCGGAGACTGTACTG AAATTACATCCAAGGTTCACAGAAGAAAATATCGAGAAGAACAAGGTGTTTTATTCTCGAATAGAAAAACTGGCTGCAAAGCATGGCTGTACTCCTGCTCAGCTTGCCCTTGCTTGGGTTATCAATCAAGGGGATGATGTGGTGCCTATCCCTG GAACCACTAAGATTAAAAATCTGTACGAAAATGTTGGATCATTGCAAGTTAAGCTGACAAAAGAAGATTTAAAGGAGATCTCCGATGCTGTTCCCATCAATGAAGTGGCTGGAGTAAGATCTCCGCAGTATCAACTTACATGGAAGTTCGCTGACACACCACAACCTAAAAAGAGCCAAGTCTGA
- the LOC112323872 gene encoding probable aldo-keto reductase 1 isoform X1, whose protein sequence is MAEEQKVIIPRVKLGNQGLEVSKLGFGCMGLSGIYNAPLPEEVGISIIKEAYSKGITFFDTADVYGPHTNEILVGKALKHLPREKIQLATKFGIVPNGSDFKNCAINGSPEYIRACCDASLKRLDLDYIDLYYQHRTDTSVPIEETVCSFPFFHHGIVQTNCVHYLISNPITLSWQMGELKKLVEEGKVKYIGLSEASPDTIKRAHAVHPISAVQMEWSLWSRDIEEEIIPLCRELGIAVVPYSPIGRGFFGGRAVVKSLSSESLLKLHPRFTEENIEKNKVFYSRIEKLAAKHGCTPAQLALAWVINQGDDVVPIPGTTKIKNLYDNVGSLQVKLTKEDLKEISDAVPINEVAGVRSPQYQLTWKFADTPQPKNSQV, encoded by the exons ATGGCCGAGGAGCAGAAAGTTATCATTCCAAGAGTGAAACTGGGTAACCAAGGATTAGAG GTCTCAAAGTTGGGCTTTGGATGCATGGGGCTTTCTGGAATATACAATGCCCCACTCCCTGAAGAGGTTGGCATTTCAATCATCAAGGAAGCTTATAGCAAGGggattactttttttgatacAGCAGATGTTTATGGACCTCACACTAATGAAATCTTGGTTGGGAAG GCATTGAAGCATTTGCCTAGAGAAAAGATCCAGTTGGCTACAAAATTTGGCATTGTTCCAAACGgttctgattttaaaaattgtgcAATCAATGGCAGTCCTGAATACATCCGTGCATGTTGCGATGCTAGCCTGAAGCGTCTCGATCTGGATTACATTGATCTCTACTATCAGCACCGTACCGACACTTCCGTTCCAATAGAGGAAACTGTatgttcttttcctttctttcaccACGGAATAGTTCAAACTAACTGCGTGCACTATTTAATTTCTAATCCAATTACTTTGAGTTGGCAGATGGGAGAGCTTAAGAAGTTAGTGGAAGAGGGAAAAGTTAAGTATATTGGATTATCCGAAGCAAGTCCCGACACAATAAAGAGGGCACATGCAGTCCATCCCATTAGTGCAGTACAAATGGAATGGTCACTTTGGTCCCGTGAcattgaagaagaaataatCCCACTTTGCAG GGAACTTGGAATTGCAGTAGTTCCATATAGCCCTATCGGTCGCGGTTTTTTTGGTGGCAGAGCAGTCGTGAAAAGTTTGTCTTCGGAGTCTCTGCTG AAATTACATCCAAGGTTCACAGAAGAAAATATCGAGAAGAACAAGGTGTTTTATTCTCGAATAGAAAAACTGGCTGCAAAGCATGGCTGTACTCCTGCTCAGCTTGCCCTTGCTTGGGTTATCAATCAAGGGGATGATGTGGTGCCTATCCCTG GAACCACTAAGATTAAAAATCTGTACGACAATGTTGGATCATTGCAAGTTAAGCTGACAAAAGAAGATTTAAAGGAAATCTCCGATGCTGTTCCCATCAATGAAGTGGCTGGAGTAAGATCTCCGCAGTATCAACTTACATGGAAGTTCGCTGACACACCACAACCTAAAAATAGCCAAGTCTGA
- the LOC112323872 gene encoding perakine reductase isoform X2: MAEEQKVIIPRVKLGNQGLEVSKLGFGCMGLSGIYNAPLPEEVGISIIKEAYSKGITFFDTADVYGPHTNEILVGKALKHLPREKIQLATKFGIVPNGSDFKNCAINGSPEYIRACCDASLKRLDLDYIDLYYQHRTDTSVPIEETMGELKKLVEEGKVKYIGLSEASPDTIKRAHAVHPISAVQMEWSLWSRDIEEEIIPLCRELGIAVVPYSPIGRGFFGGRAVVKSLSSESLLKLHPRFTEENIEKNKVFYSRIEKLAAKHGCTPAQLALAWVINQGDDVVPIPGTTKIKNLYDNVGSLQVKLTKEDLKEISDAVPINEVAGVRSPQYQLTWKFADTPQPKNSQV; this comes from the exons ATGGCCGAGGAGCAGAAAGTTATCATTCCAAGAGTGAAACTGGGTAACCAAGGATTAGAG GTCTCAAAGTTGGGCTTTGGATGCATGGGGCTTTCTGGAATATACAATGCCCCACTCCCTGAAGAGGTTGGCATTTCAATCATCAAGGAAGCTTATAGCAAGGggattactttttttgatacAGCAGATGTTTATGGACCTCACACTAATGAAATCTTGGTTGGGAAG GCATTGAAGCATTTGCCTAGAGAAAAGATCCAGTTGGCTACAAAATTTGGCATTGTTCCAAACGgttctgattttaaaaattgtgcAATCAATGGCAGTCCTGAATACATCCGTGCATGTTGCGATGCTAGCCTGAAGCGTCTCGATCTGGATTACATTGATCTCTACTATCAGCACCGTACCGACACTTCCGTTCCAATAGAGGAAACT ATGGGAGAGCTTAAGAAGTTAGTGGAAGAGGGAAAAGTTAAGTATATTGGATTATCCGAAGCAAGTCCCGACACAATAAAGAGGGCACATGCAGTCCATCCCATTAGTGCAGTACAAATGGAATGGTCACTTTGGTCCCGTGAcattgaagaagaaataatCCCACTTTGCAG GGAACTTGGAATTGCAGTAGTTCCATATAGCCCTATCGGTCGCGGTTTTTTTGGTGGCAGAGCAGTCGTGAAAAGTTTGTCTTCGGAGTCTCTGCTG AAATTACATCCAAGGTTCACAGAAGAAAATATCGAGAAGAACAAGGTGTTTTATTCTCGAATAGAAAAACTGGCTGCAAAGCATGGCTGTACTCCTGCTCAGCTTGCCCTTGCTTGGGTTATCAATCAAGGGGATGATGTGGTGCCTATCCCTG GAACCACTAAGATTAAAAATCTGTACGACAATGTTGGATCATTGCAAGTTAAGCTGACAAAAGAAGATTTAAAGGAAATCTCCGATGCTGTTCCCATCAATGAAGTGGCTGGAGTAAGATCTCCGCAGTATCAACTTACATGGAAGTTCGCTGACACACCACAACCTAAAAATAGCCAAGTCTGA